The sequence below is a genomic window from Paenibacillus sp. DCT19.
CCTACCAGCCGTCTTCAGATTTGGGAGACACCGCTTATGGGGCAGAACAAAAATGTGCTTGAGGCTTTTGCATGGGAAGAAGTGATGTGTCGACTTGTAGGACAGGGGCATGAACCGGTGGCTCATATTTGGCGACATACGGATGCATTTGTTGCTGGTTTGCGTGATCGCAAACTGCCACATGCGGTTGAGAGCATGGAACGTATCCGAAATGAGGGGATTTCCGTCTGTGTTCGACCTTCTGGTGGTGCGGCGGTTCCGCTCAATCCAGGTGTGGTTAACTTGTCACTAATCTTGCCTAATCCTAAGCACGCGATCAATATTCATGATGATTTCCGTCATATGGCTGCTTTGATAGCCCGCTCACTGAATCCATGGTCTGATCAGGCTAAGACGGGAGAAGTGGAAGGTGCTTTTTGCCCGGGGGATTATGATGTAAGTGTTGGGGGATTGAAATTTTGCGGAATCGCTCAGCGAAGACAGGCTAAGGCTTACATTATTACTGC
It includes:
- a CDS encoding lipoate--protein ligase family protein, translated to MSVPSTPEDRFGKPMEQSSSEDRPTSRLQIWETPLMGQNKNVLEAFAWEEVMCRLVGQGHEPVAHIWRHTDAFVAGLRDRKLPHAVESMERIRNEGISVCVRPSGGAAVPLNPGVVNLSLILPNPKHAINIHDDFRHMAALIARSLNPWSDQAKTGEVEGAFCPGDYDVSVGGLKFCGIAQRRQAKAYIITAFVIVEGKGDMLAAEVRRFYEQAANGMKSGYPDVHSGTMASLQELAGVPSAAAYTASLVRTLRNHYPSSETSRVLTVNRDTVEQTMQQMKLRYD